The proteins below come from a single Vicinamibacterales bacterium genomic window:
- the polX gene encoding DNA polymerase/3'-5' exonuclease PolX yields the protein MDNLAIARILGEIGDLLEIKGENPFKIRAYRTAADTVANCPERVATLDAAQLLGLPGIGKDLASKILELADHGAITFHQELLAEFPVTLLDMMRLQGVGPKTVALLHRTLNISTVEGLEAAAREGRLRGLKGMGAKKEALILKALDERQRHLGRHLLAETHDVATALLAHLGAIAPATEFIPVGSLRRGTETCGDLDVLAIGGEPALIEAFTKYRLAERILGQGDTKGSILLRGGYQADLRLVPRESRGAAMQYFTGSKSHNIALRDRAMARGLKLNEYGLFNNASGAAVAGQTEASIYEALGLAYIEPALRENRGEIEAAAKGLLPNLVDLSDIKGELHCHTDATDGRDSIEAMAAAARESGLSYLAITDHSRALAMAGGLDEQATLRHAARVRAIGARLEGITLLAGIECDIRPDGSLDLAEDCLAQLDVVIASVHSAFNQDEGQMTERLLRAIESPVVDIIGHPTGRLLLRRDPYAVDMGRIVDAAAQHGVAMEINSQIDRLDLNDVHARLAKERGVSLVIDTDAHSAGGFAMRRWGVTVARRAWLRPEDVLNTRPVDQFLATLRRNTRAGH from the coding sequence TTGGATAACCTGGCCATTGCGCGCATCCTGGGTGAGATCGGCGACCTGCTCGAGATCAAGGGCGAGAACCCGTTCAAGATCCGCGCCTACCGGACGGCCGCTGATACCGTCGCGAACTGCCCGGAGCGGGTCGCCACCCTCGACGCCGCGCAACTGCTCGGTCTGCCGGGAATCGGCAAGGACCTCGCGTCGAAGATTCTCGAACTGGCCGACCACGGCGCCATCACGTTCCACCAGGAACTGCTCGCGGAGTTCCCGGTCACTCTCCTCGACATGATGCGACTGCAGGGTGTCGGACCGAAGACTGTCGCACTGCTCCATCGCACGCTGAACATCTCCACGGTCGAGGGCCTCGAGGCGGCGGCCCGCGAAGGCCGGCTGCGCGGGCTCAAAGGCATGGGCGCCAAGAAGGAGGCGCTGATCCTCAAGGCACTCGACGAACGGCAACGGCACCTAGGCCGGCATCTGCTCGCCGAGACGCACGACGTCGCCACGGCGCTGCTGGCGCACCTCGGAGCGATCGCCCCCGCGACGGAGTTCATACCGGTCGGGAGCCTGCGGCGCGGCACCGAGACGTGCGGCGATCTGGACGTCCTGGCGATCGGCGGCGAGCCGGCCCTCATCGAGGCCTTCACGAAGTATCGACTGGCGGAACGCATCCTCGGCCAGGGCGACACCAAGGGCAGCATCCTGCTCCGCGGCGGCTACCAGGCGGATCTTCGGCTCGTCCCGCGCGAGAGCCGCGGCGCGGCCATGCAGTATTTCACCGGCTCGAAATCCCACAACATCGCGCTGCGTGACCGCGCGATGGCACGTGGTCTCAAGCTCAACGAATACGGCCTCTTCAACAACGCCAGTGGCGCCGCGGTCGCAGGACAGACGGAAGCGTCGATCTACGAGGCGCTCGGCCTGGCGTACATCGAGCCCGCGCTGCGCGAGAACCGGGGCGAAATCGAGGCGGCTGCCAAAGGCCTGCTGCCGAACCTCGTCGATCTGTCGGACATCAAGGGCGAGTTGCACTGTCATACGGATGCCACGGATGGCCGCGACTCAATCGAGGCGATGGCGGCCGCCGCCCGCGAGTCGGGTTTGTCCTACCTCGCGATTACCGACCACAGCCGGGCGCTGGCGATGGCCGGCGGGTTGGACGAGCAGGCGACGCTCCGCCACGCCGCGAGAGTACGCGCGATCGGCGCGAGACTCGAGGGCATCACGCTGCTGGCCGGCATCGAGTGCGATATCCGCCCCGATGGCTCGCTCGATCTCGCGGAGGACTGCCTGGCCCAGCTCGACGTCGTCATCGCCTCCGTGCACTCCGCGTTCAACCAGGATGAAGGACAGATGACCGAGCGGCTGCTGCGGGCGATCGAGTCGCCGGTCGTGGACATCATCGGCCACCCGACCGGGCGGTTGCTGCTCCGCCGCGATCCCTATGCCGTCGACATGGGACGGATCGTCGACGCGGCCGCGCAACACGGTGTGGCGATGGAGATCAACTCACAGATCGATCGGCTCGATCTGAACGACGTGCACGCGCGGCTGGCGAAGGAGCGGGGAGTCAGCCTGGTGATCGACACCGACGCACATTCGGCCGGCGGTTTCGCGATGCGGCGCTGGGGCGTGACCGTTGCGCGCCGGGCGTGGCTGAGACCGGAAGACGTGCTGAACACGCGGCCAGTCGATCAGTTCCTGGCCACCCTTCGCAGGAACACGCGGGCAGGCCACTGA
- the nagZ gene encoding beta-N-acetylhexosaminidase — protein MPVALHRHVGQLAVVGFAGTTLPPEIAALAREFDLGGIILFARNVETPEQVAEIAVEARQLARDLPLWVGIDQEGGRVARLKRGFTEWPPMAALGRSGDAALAERFARALALELREVGISIDFAPVLDVLTNAKNPAIGDRALSDRADTVASLGTAIIRGLQDGGVAACGKHFPGHGAAGVDSHLDLPLIENPPDSFDAVDFVPFRAAIDAHVAALMTGHLLVPAFDERHPATLSKPIVQGLLREKLGFDGLVFTDDLEMKAISARMSRERAVSGAIAAGCDVALLCGTDCAAHASALEALVHAVEQEEISYKRIENALQHQRFAKERFAGVSLGRSWRPKPAATLPSVLGCTTHQLIAEEMRRFV, from the coding sequence GTGCCGGTCGCTTTGCATCGACATGTCGGGCAGTTGGCGGTGGTGGGGTTCGCGGGAACGACACTGCCGCCGGAGATCGCGGCCTTGGCGCGGGAGTTCGATCTCGGCGGCATCATCCTGTTCGCGCGCAATGTCGAGACGCCCGAGCAGGTGGCCGAGATTGCCGTCGAGGCGCGACAACTCGCGCGTGATCTTCCTCTCTGGGTCGGCATCGACCAGGAGGGCGGCCGGGTCGCCCGGCTGAAGAGGGGGTTCACCGAATGGCCGCCGATGGCCGCGCTGGGCCGCTCGGGCGACGCAGCCCTGGCCGAGCGCTTCGCGCGTGCGCTGGCGCTCGAGTTGCGGGAAGTGGGCATCTCGATCGATTTCGCGCCCGTGCTCGACGTGCTCACGAACGCGAAGAACCCCGCCATCGGCGACCGCGCACTGAGCGACCGCGCCGACACCGTGGCCTCGTTGGGGACGGCAATCATCCGGGGGTTGCAGGACGGCGGCGTGGCGGCCTGCGGCAAGCACTTCCCCGGGCACGGCGCTGCGGGCGTCGACTCGCACCTGGATCTGCCGCTCATCGAGAACCCGCCCGACTCCTTCGACGCCGTGGATTTCGTGCCGTTCCGGGCGGCCATCGACGCGCATGTCGCGGCGTTGATGACGGGGCACCTCCTGGTTCCGGCGTTCGACGAGCGGCACCCGGCGACGCTGTCGAAGCCGATCGTGCAGGGACTGCTGCGAGAGAAACTCGGCTTCGACGGCCTCGTGTTCACCGACGATCTGGAGATGAAGGCCATCTCGGCGCGGATGTCGCGCGAGCGTGCGGTCAGCGGTGCCATCGCCGCAGGTTGTGACGTCGCGCTGCTGTGCGGCACGGACTGTGCGGCTCACGCCAGCGCCCTCGAAGCGCTCGTCCATGCGGTGGAGCAGGAGGAGATCTCCTACAAGCGGATCGAGAATGCCCTGCAGCATCAGCGGTTCGCGAAAGAACGGTTTGCCGGCGTCTCGCTGGGCCGATCCTGGCGACCGAAACCAGCCGCGACGCTCCCGTCCGTGCTGGGCTGTACGACTCATCAGCTGATTGCGGAGGAGATGCGACGCTTCGTCTGA
- a CDS encoding LD-carboxypeptidase, producing MLKPRALRTGDRVAVVAPASPFQRDEFEAGLAEIRRLGFEPAYDESLFERRAYLAGSARTRAGALRRALADPSVRAVLSVRGGYGSVQVLPFLDVDEIRTARKPIVGYSDLTSLLAFVSCNCGMVSMHGPTVAGRLDRGADGYDKRSFLGAVASLDPIGELTASDLEAVKPGEAGGALYGGNLTQLCASLGTPYAFDPPAGCILFLEDVNERPYRLDRLWTQLRLAGILGRATAIVFGTFPGCDEPGDSSLTGRSVLADLASEFPGPVLFGLPSGHTAGPALTLPFGVSARVVAGPHSVVAITEAAVTD from the coding sequence ATGTTGAAGCCGCGAGCACTCCGGACCGGCGATCGTGTGGCCGTGGTCGCACCGGCCAGCCCGTTTCAGCGCGACGAATTCGAGGCGGGGCTCGCGGAGATTCGTCGCCTTGGATTCGAGCCGGCCTACGACGAGAGCTTGTTCGAACGACGCGCGTACCTGGCTGGCAGCGCGCGGACGCGCGCCGGCGCCCTTCGGCGGGCCCTGGCAGACCCGTCCGTTCGCGCGGTGTTGTCGGTGCGCGGCGGATACGGGAGCGTGCAGGTCCTGCCGTTCCTGGATGTGGACGAGATCCGCACGGCCAGGAAACCGATCGTCGGCTACAGCGACCTGACGTCGCTGCTCGCATTTGTGTCCTGCAACTGCGGCATGGTATCGATGCACGGCCCGACCGTGGCGGGCCGCCTCGACCGCGGGGCTGACGGCTACGACAAGCGGTCGTTCCTCGGGGCGGTAGCGAGCCTGGATCCGATTGGGGAGTTGACCGCGTCGGACCTGGAGGCGGTGAAACCCGGCGAGGCCGGTGGCGCGCTCTACGGCGGGAACCTCACGCAGTTGTGCGCGTCGCTCGGCACGCCGTACGCGTTCGACCCGCCTGCCGGCTGCATCCTCTTCCTCGAGGACGTGAACGAACGGCCGTATCGCCTCGATCGGCTGTGGACGCAGCTCCGGCTGGCAGGGATTCTCGGTCGCGCGACGGCCATCGTGTTCGGCACGTTTCCGGGCTGCGACGAGCCTGGCGACAGCTCGCTGACGGGCCGGAGCGTGCTGGCGGATTTGGCGTCGGAGTTTCCCGGGCCCGTGTTGTTCGGTCTGCCGTCGGGCCATACGGCTGGCCCGGCGCTGACGCTTCCGTTCGGCGTGTCTGCACGCGTGGTGGCGGGCCCGCATTCGGTGGTGGCCATTACCGAGGCCGCCGTGACCGACTAG
- the mpl gene encoding UDP-N-acetylmuramate:L-alanyl-gamma-D-glutamyl-meso-diaminopimelate ligase: protein MKRIHLIGIGGTAMATLAAMLKQEGFDVRGSDQNLYPPMSTFLAEERIDTLSGYRAEHITADLDLVIVGNAVSRGNPEVEEVLDRKIRHCSLPEAVREQFLWGARSVVVAGTHGKTTTTSMAAWLLTVGGRDPSMLVGGIAANFGADGSSYRLGQGREFVIEGDEYDSAFFDKTAKFLKYLPDIAVIGNIEFDHADIYANLDEIRLAFRRLVNLVPGHGLLLLGTDSPEAAAMHQFARSPVETFGLASDADWYGYDLRVKDGGVLFGVRFGGKSYAQFHLPLLGAHNVRNALAAIAIGHAVGLDPGTIADGLSSFKGVKRRLEALGTVAGVTVYDDFAHHPTAIAETLRALRAAHPSSRIRAVFEPRSASSCRKVFQQAFAEAFEAADDVIIAAVFRSNLPESERLSVDQLVADIERPGRRARHIQGVDEIVSTLVRERKEGDQVVLMSNGGFGGIHGKVMDALRAAG, encoded by the coding sequence ATGAAACGCATCCACTTGATCGGTATCGGCGGCACCGCGATGGCCACCCTTGCGGCCATGCTCAAGCAGGAAGGGTTCGACGTTCGCGGCTCGGACCAGAACCTCTATCCGCCCATGAGCACGTTCCTCGCCGAGGAACGGATCGACACGCTGTCGGGCTATCGGGCAGAGCACATCACGGCGGATCTCGACCTGGTGATCGTGGGCAACGCGGTGTCGCGCGGGAACCCAGAAGTCGAAGAGGTGCTCGATCGGAAGATCCGTCACTGCTCACTGCCGGAGGCCGTGCGCGAGCAGTTCCTCTGGGGCGCGCGGTCCGTGGTGGTGGCAGGCACGCACGGCAAGACCACCACGACGTCCATGGCGGCCTGGTTGCTGACGGTGGGTGGCCGCGACCCGAGCATGCTCGTCGGCGGGATCGCGGCGAACTTCGGCGCGGACGGGTCGAGCTACCGCCTCGGACAGGGGCGCGAGTTCGTCATCGAGGGCGACGAGTACGACAGTGCGTTCTTCGACAAGACGGCGAAGTTCCTGAAGTATCTGCCGGACATCGCGGTCATCGGCAACATCGAGTTCGACCACGCGGACATCTATGCGAATCTGGACGAGATCCGGCTGGCGTTTCGGCGCCTGGTCAACCTCGTGCCCGGCCACGGCCTGCTGCTCCTCGGCACCGACAGCCCGGAGGCGGCAGCGATGCACCAATTCGCGCGCTCACCTGTCGAGACGTTCGGGCTGGCGTCCGACGCCGACTGGTATGGCTACGATCTGCGCGTGAAAGACGGCGGCGTGCTGTTCGGCGTGCGATTCGGGGGAAAGAGCTACGCCCAGTTCCACCTGCCGCTGCTCGGTGCGCACAACGTGCGCAACGCGCTCGCCGCCATTGCCATCGGCCATGCGGTCGGTCTCGACCCGGGCACGATAGCGGACGGCCTTTCCAGCTTCAAGGGTGTGAAGCGCCGCCTCGAAGCCCTCGGCACGGTCGCCGGCGTGACCGTCTACGACGACTTCGCGCACCACCCGACCGCCATCGCGGAGACGCTGCGCGCCCTGCGTGCCGCGCATCCGTCGTCCCGAATCCGCGCCGTCTTCGAGCCCCGGTCCGCCTCGTCGTGCCGCAAGGTGTTCCAGCAGGCGTTCGCCGAGGCGTTCGAGGCGGCCGACGATGTGATCATCGCGGCCGTGTTCCGATCGAACCTGCCCGAGTCGGAGCGGCTGTCGGTCGACCAACTGGTTGCGGACATCGAACGGCCGGGCCGGCGAGCCCGCCACATTCAGGGCGTGGACGAGATCGTATCCACGCTCGTGCGGGAGCGGAAGGAAGGCGACCAGGTGGTGTTGATGTCGAACGGCGGCTTCGGCGGCATCCACGGCAAGGTGATGGACGCGCTGCGCGCCGCTGGCTGA
- the murB gene encoding UDP-N-acetylmuramate dehydrogenase: MSWTEAIDAAFGPERLREYVPLAPLTTFRVGGPADWLLEVRDGDELARAVTLARGHGLPVTILGGGSNVLVSDAGIRGVVVRPKGGHVGLDGGSQVRADAGVLLNSVVRWTIGRGLAGLEAWAGTPGTVGGAVFGNAHYGGHSIGDLVQCVRLLAPDGRIAEVPARDLGFAYDRSRLQETGEIALSVTFLLRPGADPADLREIARRSLAHRKRTQPLHTPSAGCIFQNPDPARDRLPEGIPPSAGALVDRAGLKGHAIGGARVSTTHANFIVNEGGATAADIWALMTLCRRTVRERFGVELREEIRCVGRQG, encoded by the coding sequence ATGTCGTGGACCGAGGCCATTGATGCGGCGTTCGGACCGGAGCGGCTGAGGGAATACGTGCCGCTCGCGCCCCTGACCACCTTCCGGGTCGGCGGGCCGGCGGACTGGCTGCTCGAGGTACGCGACGGCGATGAACTGGCGCGGGCCGTCACGCTCGCGCGCGGGCACGGTCTCCCGGTGACGATCCTCGGAGGCGGGTCGAACGTGCTCGTGTCGGACGCGGGCATTCGTGGTGTTGTCGTTCGTCCAAAGGGGGGACACGTCGGCCTCGACGGGGGCTCGCAGGTGAGGGCCGACGCCGGCGTGTTGCTGAACAGCGTCGTCCGCTGGACGATCGGGCGTGGTCTCGCGGGACTCGAGGCCTGGGCGGGCACGCCGGGCACCGTCGGCGGCGCCGTCTTCGGCAACGCCCACTACGGCGGGCATTCGATTGGCGACTTGGTTCAGTGCGTCAGGCTCCTGGCGCCGGATGGCCGCATCGCCGAAGTGCCGGCGCGCGACCTCGGTTTCGCGTACGATCGGAGCCGGCTCCAGGAGACCGGCGAGATCGCGTTGTCGGTGACATTCCTCCTTCGCCCCGGCGCCGATCCCGCCGACCTCCGCGAGATCGCGCGGCGCTCACTGGCGCACCGCAAGCGCACGCAGCCGCTCCACACGCCGAGCGCCGGGTGCATCTTCCAGAATCCGGATCCGGCGCGCGATCGGTTGCCGGAGGGCATCCCGCCGTCCGCCGGCGCGCTCGTCGACCGCGCCGGCCTCAAGGGGCACGCGATCGGCGGAGCACGAGTCTCAACGACCCACGCCAATTTCATCGTCAACGAGGGCGGCGCGACGGCGGCCGACATTTGGGCCCTGATGACGTTGTGCCGGCGTACCGTGCGCGAGCGATTCGGGGTAGAGTTGCGCGAGGAAATCCGATGTGTCGGGCGGCAGGGCTGA
- the murA gene encoding UDP-N-acetylglucosamine 1-carboxyvinyltransferase: protein MSTLLIEGGRPLSGRLVVGGNKNAALPLVAACLLTDEECVLTNVPCISDVTVMARLLADLGATVDGIGTSTLRIRCAKVERDQPQSALVGRLRGSVLLLGPMLARLGRARLAAPGGDFPARRTIAMHLEALRAMGARELEGEGHVLETPHGLHGASMYLEEASVTGTETALLAAAAAKGTTEIRHAACEPHVVELCEFLRKMGAGVTGEGTHTIRVEGAARLRGASHRLSGDYIEAGSWAVVAAVTGGAIDVEGVRATDMEVVASVLHRMQVRCELEDNLLRVVPSSPVGGSRIVTGLWPGVPSDLISLITVLATQATGRTLLHDWMYELRLFALEQLSGMGADLFLCDPHRIIVTGPKRLRGRTLDTRDLRSGMALAAAALAADGLSRLGPLETVERGYANLTGHLQALGAQVERIEA from the coding sequence ATGTCCACACTCCTGATCGAAGGCGGTCGTCCCCTGTCCGGACGGCTGGTCGTTGGCGGCAACAAGAACGCCGCTTTGCCGCTCGTTGCAGCCTGCCTGTTGACCGACGAGGAATGCGTCCTCACCAACGTGCCCTGCATCAGCGACGTGACCGTGATGGCGCGCCTGCTCGCGGATCTCGGCGCGACCGTGGACGGCATCGGCACCAGCACGCTGCGGATTCGCTGCGCGAAGGTCGAGCGCGACCAGCCCCAGAGCGCCCTCGTCGGCCGCCTGCGTGGGTCGGTACTGTTGCTCGGTCCCATGCTCGCGCGCCTCGGCCGCGCGCGCCTCGCGGCGCCGGGAGGCGACTTTCCGGCGCGACGAACCATCGCCATGCACCTCGAGGCGCTGCGCGCGATGGGTGCTCGCGAACTGGAAGGCGAGGGCCACGTGCTCGAGACGCCGCATGGACTCCATGGCGCCTCGATGTACCTCGAGGAGGCCTCGGTCACCGGCACCGAGACGGCCCTCCTGGCCGCGGCCGCGGCCAAGGGCACCACGGAGATTCGCCACGCCGCCTGCGAACCGCACGTCGTCGAGCTCTGCGAGTTCCTGCGGAAGATGGGCGCGGGCGTCACCGGCGAAGGAACCCACACGATCCGCGTCGAGGGCGCCGCCCGCCTGCGGGGCGCTTCGCATCGCCTCAGCGGCGACTACATCGAGGCCGGCAGTTGGGCCGTCGTGGCAGCCGTGACCGGTGGGGCGATCGACGTCGAGGGCGTGCGCGCGACCGACATGGAGGTCGTGGCATCGGTGCTCCACCGCATGCAGGTCCGCTGCGAACTCGAGGACAACCTGCTTCGCGTGGTGCCCTCGTCGCCCGTCGGCGGCTCCCGCATCGTCACCGGCCTCTGGCCCGGCGTGCCGAGCGATCTCATCAGCCTGATCACCGTGCTGGCCACGCAGGCGACCGGCCGCACGCTGCTGCACGACTGGATGTACGAACTGCGCCTGTTCGCGCTCGAGCAGTTGAGCGGCATGGGGGCCGATCTGTTCCTCTGCGATCCGCACCGGATCATCGTCACCGGTCCGAAGCGCCTTCGCGGCCGGACGCTCGACACGCGCGATCTCCGCTCCGGGATGGCCCTCGCTGCCGCTGCTCTCGCGGCCGACGGCCTGAGCCGCCTCGGCCCGCTCGAAACCGTCGAGCGCGGATACGCGAACCTGACGGGACATCTGCAGGCGCTCGGGGCGCAGGTCGAGCGCATCGAGGCCTGA
- a CDS encoding outer membrane lipoprotein carrier protein LolA, with product MLTIAAAVFVSMLVATPAPPQASRPAQDLARDLQRKYDQVRDFSADFLHTYEGGVLRKKVTERGTVLIKKPGKMHWTYTSPEKKEFVSDGVKIYSYVPEDRQVVVTTVAPADEASSPALFLAGKGNVSRDFKPSLADFPGIGPGEVALKLVPSAQQREYDWLVLVLDVSSLQIRRLVTTDAQGGTSMFVFTNLKENVGLPDKAFTFVIPRGVELITDATRSR from the coding sequence ATGCTGACTATCGCCGCTGCCGTGTTCGTCTCGATGCTCGTCGCGACGCCTGCCCCGCCGCAGGCGTCGAGGCCGGCGCAGGACCTCGCCCGCGACCTCCAGAGGAAATACGATCAGGTGCGCGACTTCTCGGCCGACTTTCTGCACACCTACGAAGGCGGCGTGCTGCGGAAGAAGGTCACCGAGCGCGGAACGGTGCTGATCAAGAAGCCCGGCAAGATGCACTGGACCTACACGTCGCCCGAGAAGAAGGAGTTCGTCTCCGACGGCGTGAAGATCTACTCGTACGTGCCGGAGGATCGCCAGGTCGTCGTGACGACGGTGGCGCCGGCCGACGAGGCGAGCAGTCCGGCGCTGTTCCTGGCAGGCAAGGGCAATGTGTCGCGCGATTTCAAGCCGTCACTGGCCGACTTCCCAGGCATCGGACCGGGAGAGGTCGCGCTCAAGCTCGTGCCGTCCGCGCAGCAACGGGAGTACGACTGGCTGGTGCTCGTGCTCGATGTATCCAGCCTGCAGATTCGCCGGCTCGTGACCACCGACGCCCAGGGAGGCACCTCCATGTTCGTCTTCACGAATCTGAAGGAGAACGTCGGGCTGCCAGACAAGGCGTTCACGTTTGTCATCCCGCGCGGAGTGGAGCTGATTACAGATGCAACCCGCTCGCGCTAG